In the genome of Populus trichocarpa isolate Nisqually-1 chromosome 6, P.trichocarpa_v4.1, whole genome shotgun sequence, one region contains:
- the LOC7484545 gene encoding homeobox protein SBH1 — MEGGGGDGGSSTTSCMMAFGDNSNGLCPMMMMTPLMSSSSSAHHQHPHHHHRANEGDSSISNTLFLPLPPTNNQGHNRIHSNASGSSSMIIDDHNRNHNNNTVTATGCYFMDNNDGSSSSVKAKIMAHPHYHRLLAAYANCQKVGAPPEVVARLEEACASAASIAPANTGCIGEDPALDQFMEAYCEMLTKYEQELSKPLKEAMLFLQRVECQFKALTLSSPISGCGDGNDRNVSSEEEVDVNNNFIDPQAEDQELKGQLLRRYSGYLGSLKQEFMKKRKKGKLPKEARQQLLDWWSRHYKWPYPSESQKLALAESTGLDQKQINNWFINQRKRHWKPSEDMQFVVMDAGHPHYYMDNVLGNPFPMDISPTLL, encoded by the exons atggagggtggtggtggtgatggtggttcAAGTACCACTTCATGTATGATGGCTTTTGGAGACAACAGTAATGGACTATGCcctatgatgatgatgacgccTCTCATGTCTTCTTCGTCTTCTGCTCATCATCagcatcctcatcatcatcatcgggCTAATGAGGGCGATTCGTCAATATCAAATACCTTATTCCTTCCTCTACCTCCTACAAACAATCAAGGCCATAACCGTATCCATAGTAATGCTAGTGGCTCTTCTTCTATGATTATTGACGATcacaaccgcaaccacaacaacaacacTGTCACTGCTACTGGGTGTTATTTCATGGATAACAATGATGGTAGTAGTTCTTCTGTTAAGGCCAAAATTATGGCTCATCCTCACTACCATCGTCTCCTTGCTGCCTATGCTAATTGTCAAAAG GTTGGAGCACCACCTGAAGTGGTGGCTAGGCTAGAAGAAGCTTGCGCATCGGCTGCTTCTATTGCCCCCGCTAACACAGGCTGCATCGGTGAAGATCCAGCCCTTGACCAATTCATGGAGGCTTACTGTGAGATGCTGACCAAGTATGAGCAAGAGCTCTCTAAACCCTTAAAGGAAGCCATGCTTTTTCTTCAGAGGGTTGAGTGTCAATTCAAAGCTCTCACTCTTTCCTCTCCAATTTCTG GTTGTGGTGATGGCAATGATAGGAATGTGTCATCTGAAGAAGAGGTTGATGTGAATAACAACTTCATAGATCCTCAAGCTGAAGATCAAGAGCTGAAGGGTCAGCTACTTCGCAGGTACAGTGGATATTTAGGCAGTCTCAAGCAGGAGTTcatgaaaaagagaaagaaagggaagtTACCTAAAGAAGCCAGGCAACAGCTGCTGGATTGGTGGAGCAGGCATTACAAATGGCCATATCCATCG GAGTCACAGAAGCTGGCCCTTGCTGAATCCACTGGTCTGGATCAGAAGCAAATAAACAACTGGTTCATTAACCAAAGGAAACGACACTGGAAACCATCGGAAGACATGCAGTTTGTGGTGATGGATGCCGGCCATCCTCATTACTACATGGATAATGTTTTGGGCAATCCTTTCCCAATGGACATCTCTCCCACACTGCTTTGA